A region from the Mesorhizobium sp. J8 genome encodes:
- a CDS encoding 50S ribosomal protein L11 methyltransferase yields MAQTRLHLIANKVEADRIFAALDAAFEEDGLPLAVLELDEEKDIHEVSLYADGDVDSVEAQVTDILAGLGLPKAVEREVLPDVDWVSRSLEGLKPVRAGRFLVHGSHDRAKRHAGDLAIEIEAGLAFGTGHHGTTAGCLEMLKQVVLRERPRNALDLGTGSAVLAIALAKLAHIPVLATDIDPVAVRVAAANARLNHVKALVETVTAPGFHNPIFARRAPFDLIVANILARPLMRLAPEMARHVRLGGSLVLSGILDRQRDAVISAYVGQSFRHVRTLHREGWVTIHLKR; encoded by the coding sequence ATGGCGCAGACCAGGCTCCACCTCATCGCCAACAAGGTCGAGGCCGACCGCATCTTCGCGGCGCTTGACGCCGCCTTCGAGGAGGACGGCCTGCCGCTCGCCGTGCTGGAGCTCGATGAGGAAAAAGACATCCACGAAGTGTCGCTCTATGCCGATGGCGACGTCGATTCCGTCGAGGCGCAGGTCACGGATATCCTCGCCGGTCTCGGCCTGCCGAAGGCCGTCGAGCGCGAGGTCCTTCCCGATGTGGACTGGGTGTCGCGCTCGCTGGAAGGGCTGAAGCCGGTGCGCGCCGGCCGCTTCCTCGTCCATGGTTCGCATGACCGCGCCAAGCGCCACGCCGGCGACCTCGCCATCGAGATCGAGGCAGGCCTTGCCTTTGGCACCGGCCATCACGGCACCACGGCCGGATGCCTCGAAATGCTGAAGCAGGTTGTGCTGCGCGAGCGGCCGCGCAACGCGCTCGACCTCGGCACCGGCAGCGCGGTGCTCGCCATCGCGCTGGCCAAGCTCGCACATATCCCGGTGCTCGCGACCGACATCGATCCGGTCGCCGTCCGCGTCGCCGCGGCCAATGCCCGCCTCAACCATGTCAAGGCGCTGGTCGAGACGGTGACGGCGCCGGGCTTCCACAACCCGATCTTCGCCAGGCGCGCGCCTTTCGACCTCATCGTCGCCAACATCCTGGCCCGGCCGCTGATGCGGCTGGCGCCGGAAATGGCCAGGCACGTCAGGCTCGGCGGCTCGCTGGTGCTCTCCGGCATCCTCGACCGGCAGCGCGACGCGGTGATCTCGGCCTATGTCGGGCAGAGCTTCCGCCACGTCCGCACGCTCCACCGCGAGGGCTGGGTGACCATCCACCTCAAGCGCTGA
- a CDS encoding TMEM175 family protein, with the protein MGKGRVEAFTDGVVAIIITIMVLELKVPHGEDFSALLPQWPIFFCYVLSFINVGIYWNNLHNMFHTVQRVDGRVLWANLNLLFWLSLMPVTTAFMGENEFAPAPVAVYGIDLALCAVAYTILVIKLRHLHGADTTFAKAVGHDNKGKISLALYIVAVLLSFLNQWISVAIYVLVAAIWFAPDKRFERLIEK; encoded by the coding sequence ATGGGCAAAGGACGGGTCGAGGCATTCACCGATGGCGTCGTCGCCATCATCATCACCATCATGGTGCTGGAGCTGAAGGTGCCGCATGGCGAGGACTTTTCCGCTCTTTTGCCGCAGTGGCCGATCTTCTTCTGCTATGTGCTCTCCTTCATCAATGTCGGCATCTACTGGAACAACCTGCACAACATGTTCCACACCGTACAGCGCGTCGACGGACGCGTGCTCTGGGCTAATCTCAACCTTCTGTTCTGGCTGTCGCTGATGCCGGTGACCACCGCCTTCATGGGCGAAAATGAATTCGCGCCGGCGCCCGTGGCGGTTTACGGCATCGATCTCGCGCTTTGCGCCGTCGCCTATACCATCCTGGTCATCAAGCTGCGCCATCTGCACGGCGCCGACACGACCTTTGCCAAGGCGGTTGGCCACGACAACAAGGGCAAGATCTCGCTGGCGCTCTATATCGTCGCCGTGTTGCTCAGCTTCCTCAACCAGTGGATCAGCGTGGCGATCTACGTGCTTGTAGCGGCCATCTGGTTCGCACCAGACAAGCGCTTCGAGAGATTGATCGAAAAATAG
- a CDS encoding cytochrome b: MAGAPTSYSKTQIWLHWSIAALILVQFVAHDGMEHVWRALRRGQEAAAGDWPLAYMHVVLGLAVLVLAAWRLWLRAMRGVPPVSGMEHPALRLLARATHLVIYALIFIVPLSGAAAWFLQVPGAGFVHVVGKNVLLYLVLLHVAGALVQHFVLKSNVLRQMLAFRQV; this comes from the coding sequence ATGGCCGGCGCGCCGACATCTTATTCGAAGACCCAGATATGGCTGCATTGGAGCATCGCGGCGCTCATCCTGGTCCAGTTCGTTGCCCATGACGGCATGGAGCATGTGTGGCGCGCGCTGCGGCGTGGGCAGGAAGCCGCCGCCGGCGATTGGCCGCTCGCCTATATGCATGTCGTGCTCGGCCTTGCGGTGCTGGTGCTCGCCGCCTGGCGGCTGTGGCTGCGGGCAATGCGCGGCGTCCCGCCGGTGTCGGGGATGGAGCATCCGGCGCTGCGGCTGCTCGCCAGGGCAACGCATCTGGTGATCTACGCGCTTATCTTCATCGTGCCGCTTTCCGGCGCCGCGGCGTGGTTCCTGCAGGTGCCTGGCGCGGGTTTCGTGCATGTCGTCGGCAAGAATGTGCTGCTCTATCTTGTGCTGCTCCATGTGGCCGGCGCGCTCGTCCAGCACTTCGTGCTGAAGTCAAACGTGCTGCGGCAGATGCTGGCCTTCCGACAGGTATAG
- a CDS encoding aminopeptidase P family protein, with protein sequence MFQTFDSAGDPAVGKPRVALLRQWLAENGLDGFLVPRADEHQGEYVADRSARLKWLTGFSGSAGVAIVLRDRAFIFVDGRYTLQVRNEVDLSIFTVESLIDNPPASWIKDNLGKGARIGFDPWLHTIGEIKALKASAEQSGATLVPLDRNPIDIIWKDQPEPPRAPVEIHPQNLAGELAKDKLARLARAIEKDGATHAVLTDPSSIAWAFNIRGGDVPHTPLALGFAILAADGKHQLFMDQRKFSRQVAAYLTQLADPHDPGEFEAAIIELAKGGAKIALDPVLAAEKLRMLVEDNGGKVVLAADPARIPRATKNQAEIAGSRAAHRRDGAAVAKLLCWLDRQPPGSLDEIAVVTKLEEVRRQTGEETQMPLRDVSFDTISGAGPNGAIMHYRVSRATSRKLESGELFLLDSGGQYQDGTTDITRTVPIGQPTEEMRERFTLVLKGMIGISTLRFPAGTRGSEIDAVARMALWKHGCDFAHGTGHGVGSYLAVHEGPQRIARTGTEKLLAGMMLSNEPGYYKEGAYGIRIENLILVTPAEPVEGGDIAMHAFETLTLAPIDKRLIRTDLLTRDELHWLDQYHAWVLAEIGPMVDGETLAWLEKATAPLPHDAKI encoded by the coding sequence ATGTTCCAGACCTTTGATTCCGCTGGTGATCCGGCCGTCGGCAAGCCGCGTGTGGCGTTGCTGCGGCAATGGCTGGCCGAGAACGGCCTGGATGGCTTCCTTGTGCCGCGCGCGGACGAGCACCAGGGCGAATATGTCGCCGATCGCTCAGCGCGGCTGAAATGGCTGACCGGCTTTTCCGGTTCTGCGGGCGTCGCGATCGTGCTGCGCGACCGCGCCTTCATCTTCGTCGACGGCCGTTACACGCTGCAGGTGCGAAATGAGGTTGATCTCTCGATCTTCACCGTCGAAAGCCTCATCGACAATCCGCCGGCCTCCTGGATCAAGGACAATCTCGGCAAGGGCGCAAGGATCGGCTTCGACCCGTGGCTGCACACGATCGGCGAGATCAAGGCGCTGAAGGCGTCGGCCGAGCAGTCCGGCGCGACATTGGTGCCGCTCGACAGGAACCCCATCGACATCATCTGGAAGGACCAGCCGGAACCGCCGCGCGCGCCGGTCGAGATCCACCCGCAGAACCTTGCCGGCGAACTCGCCAAGGATAAGCTGGCGCGGCTGGCGAGGGCGATCGAGAAGGATGGCGCGACCCATGCGGTGCTGACCGATCCCTCGTCGATCGCCTGGGCCTTCAACATCCGTGGCGGCGACGTGCCGCATACGCCGCTGGCGCTCGGCTTTGCCATCCTCGCCGCCGACGGCAAGCATCAGCTGTTCATGGACCAGCGCAAATTCTCGCGGCAAGTCGCGGCCTATCTCACCCAGCTTGCCGATCCGCACGATCCAGGCGAGTTTGAAGCCGCGATCATCGAGCTCGCCAAGGGGGGCGCCAAGATCGCGCTCGATCCCGTGCTGGCGGCGGAGAAGCTCCGCATGCTGGTCGAGGACAATGGCGGCAAGGTCGTGCTGGCCGCCGACCCGGCGCGCATTCCCCGCGCCACCAAGAACCAGGCCGAGATCGCCGGCAGCCGCGCCGCGCATCGCCGCGACGGCGCGGCTGTCGCCAAGCTGCTGTGCTGGCTCGACCGCCAACCGCCTGGCTCACTCGACGAGATCGCCGTCGTCACTAAGCTTGAGGAAGTGCGCCGCCAGACCGGCGAGGAAACGCAGATGCCGCTGCGCGACGTCTCCTTCGACACGATTTCCGGCGCCGGCCCGAACGGCGCCATCATGCATTACCGCGTCTCGCGCGCCACCAGCCGCAAGCTTGAGAGCGGCGAGCTGTTCCTGCTCGATTCGGGCGGCCAATATCAGGACGGCACCACCGACATCACCCGCACCGTGCCGATCGGCCAGCCGACCGAGGAGATGCGCGAGCGCTTCACGCTCGTGCTGAAGGGCATGATCGGCATCTCGACGCTGCGCTTCCCCGCCGGTACGCGCGGCTCGGAAATCGACGCCGTTGCCCGCATGGCGCTGTGGAAGCATGGCTGCGACTTCGCCCATGGCACCGGCCACGGCGTCGGCTCCTATCTCGCCGTGCATGAGGGGCCGCAGCGCATCGCCCGCACCGGTACCGAAAAACTACTGGCCGGCATGATGCTGTCCAACGAGCCCGGCTACTACAAGGAAGGTGCCTACGGCATCCGCATCGAGAACCTGATCCTGGTGACGCCGGCGGAGCCGGTCGAGGGCGGCGACATCGCCATGCACGCCTTCGAGACCCTGACGCTGGCGCCGATCGACAAGCGGCTCATCCGCACCGATCTTCTGACGCGCGATGAGTTGCACTGGCTCGACCAGTATCATGCATGGGTGCTTGCCGAGATCGGCCCGATGGTGGACGGCGAAACGCTGGCCTGGCTGGAGAAGGCGACCGCACCGCTGCCGCACGACGCCAAGATCTGA
- a CDS encoding low affinity iron permease family protein, with translation MIEKVFTRIANQVAHLAGLPATFAICVLIVVAWALSGPFFGFSDTWQLVINTGTTIITFLMVFLIQNTQNRDGAAIQAKLDELIRVGRAHNHFIGIEHLTESEVEEIRSKCEAAAKRHDREIAEKAADKAVAGKNGSKHQPKTAGAGTRKTAAGKNASKKKAAA, from the coding sequence ATGATCGAGAAAGTTTTTACGCGGATAGCCAACCAGGTGGCCCATCTGGCGGGCCTACCGGCGACCTTCGCCATCTGCGTGCTGATCGTGGTCGCATGGGCGCTGAGCGGGCCGTTCTTCGGCTTCTCGGACACCTGGCAACTGGTCATCAACACCGGCACCACCATCATAACCTTCCTGATGGTGTTCCTGATCCAGAACACGCAAAATCGCGACGGCGCGGCCATCCAGGCCAAGCTGGACGAATTGATCAGGGTCGGCCGCGCCCACAATCACTTCATCGGGATCGAACACCTGACGGAATCCGAGGTCGAGGAGATCCGCTCGAAATGTGAGGCGGCGGCAAAACGCCATGATCGGGAGATTGCCGAAAAGGCGGCCGACAAGGCTGTGGCCGGGAAGAACGGCTCCAAGCATCAGCCCAAGACCGCCGGCGCGGGCACGAGGAAGACCGCGGCCGGGAAGAACGCCTCCAAGAAGAAAGCGGCGGCTTGA
- a CDS encoding SCO family protein, whose product MMRSILIGILVLMAAGIGWLTFDWYRGHYGGEPFGAPFTLVDQKGAPITEAAFRGHPSVVFFGFTHCPEVCPTTLFELAGWLKTMGDSGKNLNAYFVTVDPERDTPETMNTYVSNFSDRITGITGDPDKVHAMAKAFGIYWKKVDTGDGDYTMDHTASVLLLNAKGDFAGTIAYGESADTAIAKLKRLAAGGQT is encoded by the coding sequence ATGATGCGTTCAATCCTGATCGGCATTCTCGTCCTCATGGCGGCGGGAATCGGCTGGCTGACATTCGACTGGTACCGGGGCCATTACGGCGGCGAGCCCTTCGGCGCGCCCTTCACCCTGGTCGACCAGAAAGGCGCGCCGATCACCGAGGCCGCCTTCAGGGGCCACCCGAGCGTGGTGTTCTTCGGCTTCACCCATTGCCCCGAAGTCTGCCCGACGACCCTGTTCGAGCTCGCCGGCTGGCTGAAGACGATGGGCGACAGCGGCAAGAACCTCAACGCCTATTTCGTCACCGTCGATCCGGAGCGTGACACGCCGGAGACGATGAACACCTATGTCAGCAACTTCTCCGACCGCATCACCGGCATCACCGGCGATCCGGACAAGGTGCATGCCATGGCCAAGGCCTTCGGCATCTACTGGAAGAAGGTCGACACCGGCGACGGCGACTACACGATGGACCACACGGCCTCGGTGCTGCTGCTCAACGCCAAGGGCGATTTCGCAGGAACCATCGCCTATGGCGAGAGCGCCGACACCGCCATCGCCAAGCTGAAGCGGCTGGCAGCCGGTGGCCAAACCTGA
- a CDS encoding MFS transporter, which produces MGLQPSEFAMTSYAQTLTRDNELGGRAAMTAVAAMIAALFAGSTALTPLYVIYKQVFGFSQITLTLVYAVYVVGNLAALLFFGRVSDVVGRRPAALAAMGVAVVSALFFLFAENLAWLDIARILSGLGIGVGAGAGTAWLAELIEGKDKSRAAVIATSTNFIGLGVGALVAGLLAQYAPWPLRLTFAVYLVLLALVTVLIWRTQETVSNPGRLSDVSLRPRLSVPDDIRAQFVAPAVTGFGAMALVGFYAALAPSILAQQLHATNHAEAGGLFFELSIVAAAMIVGTARLSARSTMLAALALMIPAVALVVAAQVYASMAVMVAATAVCGVAAALGYRGGLQVVNQIAPADRRAEVVSVFFICCFCGNALPVIGIGVLSSLANATVASMAFAGMIIVFSLVALGFGVRYAR; this is translated from the coding sequence TTGGGCTTGCAACCCTCGGAGTTCGCCATGACCAGCTACGCTCAAACCCTGACGCGTGACAATGAACTTGGCGGGCGCGCCGCGATGACCGCCGTCGCCGCCATGATCGCCGCGCTGTTCGCCGGCAGCACCGCGCTGACCCCGCTCTACGTGATCTACAAGCAGGTCTTCGGCTTCTCGCAGATCACGCTGACGCTGGTCTATGCCGTCTATGTCGTCGGCAACCTGGCGGCGCTGCTGTTTTTCGGCCGGGTATCGGATGTCGTCGGCCGCCGTCCCGCCGCGCTCGCCGCGATGGGCGTTGCCGTGGTCAGCGCTCTGTTCTTCCTCTTCGCTGAAAACCTCGCCTGGCTCGATATCGCCCGCATCCTCAGCGGGCTTGGCATCGGTGTCGGCGCGGGTGCGGGGACCGCCTGGCTTGCCGAGCTGATCGAAGGCAAGGACAAGTCGCGCGCCGCCGTCATAGCCACCAGCACCAACTTCATCGGGCTTGGGGTCGGCGCGCTCGTGGCGGGGCTGCTCGCCCAATACGCGCCCTGGCCACTGAGGCTGACATTTGCCGTCTATCTCGTCCTGCTTGCGCTGGTCACCGTTCTGATCTGGCGCACGCAGGAAACGGTCTCCAATCCCGGGCGGCTCTCGGACGTCTCGCTGCGGCCACGGCTTTCGGTGCCCGACGATATCCGAGCGCAATTCGTGGCGCCGGCGGTGACCGGTTTCGGCGCCATGGCGCTGGTCGGTTTCTACGCGGCGCTGGCGCCGAGCATCCTGGCGCAGCAGCTCCATGCGACCAATCACGCAGAGGCCGGTGGCCTGTTCTTCGAACTGTCGATCGTGGCGGCGGCGATGATTGTCGGCACCGCGCGGTTGTCCGCCCGCTCCACCATGCTCGCCGCGCTGGCGCTGATGATCCCGGCCGTGGCGCTGGTCGTGGCGGCACAGGTCTATGCCTCGATGGCCGTGATGGTCGCGGCGACGGCGGTGTGCGGCGTGGCGGCGGCGCTCGGTTACCGCGGCGGCCTGCAGGTGGTGAACCAGATCGCGCCGGCCGACCGCCGCGCCGAGGTGGTCTCGGTCTTCTTCATCTGCTGTTTCTGCGGCAACGCGCTGCCGGTGATCGGCATCGGCGTCCTGTCGAGCCTTGCGAACGCCACCGTGGCAAGCATGGCCTTTGCCGGCATGATCATCGTCTTCTCGCTGGTGGCGCTTGGCTTCGGCGTCAGATACGCCCGGTAG
- a CDS encoding DapH/DapD/GlmU-related protein produces the protein MDRPENLVLKDPEPRIHPTAELKGCKLGRYASIGERVILREVSVGDFSYFERHCEAIYTTVGKFCSIAANSRINALEHPIERLTQHKVSYRPNEYFRWLGVDTEFRARRQAKSVSVGHDVWIGHGAVIMPGIAIGNGAVIGANAVVTHDVAAYTIVAGVPAKPLRRRFSAAVATRIEALAWWDWAPERLARAIPDMQAMPIEAFLDRWEDNTP, from the coding sequence ATGGACCGTCCTGAAAACCTCGTCCTCAAGGACCCCGAGCCGCGCATCCATCCGACCGCGGAGCTGAAGGGATGCAAGCTCGGCCGCTATGCCTCGATCGGCGAGCGGGTGATCCTGCGCGAGGTGAGCGTCGGCGACTTTTCTTATTTCGAACGCCATTGCGAGGCGATCTACACGACGGTCGGCAAGTTCTGCTCGATTGCCGCGAATAGCCGCATCAACGCGCTCGAGCACCCGATCGAGCGGCTGACGCAGCACAAGGTCAGCTACCGGCCGAACGAGTATTTCCGCTGGCTCGGCGTCGATACCGAATTCCGTGCGCGCCGACAGGCAAAATCGGTCAGTGTCGGCCACGATGTCTGGATCGGTCATGGCGCGGTCATCATGCCGGGCATCGCGATCGGCAATGGCGCCGTCATTGGCGCCAATGCCGTGGTGACGCATGACGTCGCGGCCTACACGATCGTCGCCGGCGTTCCGGCAAAGCCGCTGCGCCGGCGTTTCTCCGCCGCGGTCGCGACACGCATCGAGGCGCTTGCCTGGTGGGACTGGGCGCCCGAGAGACTGGCCCGCGCAATCCCCGACATGCAGGCTATGCCGATCGAAGCATTTCTCGATCGCTGGGAAGACAATACCCCCTGA
- a CDS encoding MATE family efflux transporter: MDDKKPARRRTHDLTSGPIPRTLLLFALPVLGSNVLQSLNGSINAVWVGRFLGEAALTATSNANLVLFLILGTVFGIGMAATILVAQSVGARDLPEAKRIVGTSATFFFLVSVVFAVCGWIWVDAILTGLGTPADALPLARAYLRIIFVAVPMMNLLSFVMTVLRGAGDSRTPFVFMALAVVLDVVLNPLLIRGIGPFPELGIAGSATSTLVGQTVSVIAILIVLYARKHPLRLASADLALLRPDPALLRIVVFKGVPMGLQMIVISAAALTVMGIVNSYGSQVAAAYGIAAQLWTYIQMPALAIGAAVSSMAAQNVGAGRWDRIGKVAASGVGFNLVLTGALVALLFAFDRPVLSLFLSNDSAAIDIAAHINKVASWSFILFGVTIVLFATVRATGAVMPPLIILIISVLIIRTGFAYSMRSIIGQEALWWSFPAGSIASLVLAAAYYRFGRWRTMHMIEDRPAAGEPPDTGLGVPRQRAQLLPETE; this comes from the coding sequence ATGGATGACAAAAAGCCCGCTCGCCGGCGGACCCACGACCTGACCAGCGGCCCTATCCCGCGCACGCTGCTGTTGTTCGCGCTGCCGGTGCTGGGCTCCAACGTGCTGCAGTCGCTCAACGGCTCGATCAACGCGGTCTGGGTCGGCCGCTTCCTCGGCGAGGCGGCGCTGACGGCGACCTCCAACGCCAATCTGGTGCTGTTCCTTATCCTCGGCACGGTGTTCGGCATCGGCATGGCGGCGACCATCCTGGTGGCGCAATCGGTCGGCGCCCGCGACCTGCCCGAGGCGAAGCGCATCGTCGGCACCAGCGCCACCTTCTTCTTCCTCGTCTCGGTCGTGTTCGCCGTCTGCGGCTGGATCTGGGTCGACGCCATCCTCACCGGGCTCGGCACGCCGGCCGACGCATTGCCGCTGGCGCGCGCCTATTTGCGCATCATCTTCGTCGCCGTGCCGATGATGAACCTGTTGTCCTTCGTGATGACCGTGTTGCGGGGCGCCGGCGACTCCCGAACGCCGTTCGTCTTCATGGCGCTGGCGGTCGTGCTCGACGTCGTGCTCAATCCGCTGCTGATCCGCGGCATCGGTCCCTTCCCCGAGCTCGGCATCGCCGGCTCGGCGACCTCGACGCTTGTAGGCCAGACGGTCAGCGTGATCGCCATCCTGATCGTGCTTTATGCGCGCAAGCATCCACTGCGGCTGGCGAGCGCCGACCTCGCGCTGCTCAGGCCCGATCCGGCCTTGCTGCGCATCGTCGTCTTCAAGGGCGTTCCGATGGGCCTGCAGATGATCGTCATCTCGGCCGCGGCGCTGACGGTGATGGGCATCGTCAACTCCTATGGCTCGCAGGTCGCCGCCGCTTACGGCATCGCAGCCCAGCTCTGGACCTATATCCAGATGCCGGCCCTGGCGATCGGCGCCGCCGTTTCCTCTATGGCGGCGCAGAATGTTGGCGCCGGCCGCTGGGACCGCATCGGCAAGGTCGCGGCCTCGGGCGTCGGCTTCAACCTGGTGCTGACCGGCGCGCTGGTGGCGCTGCTTTTCGCCTTCGACCGCCCGGTGCTCAGCCTTTTCCTCAGCAACGACAGCGCGGCGATCGACATCGCCGCCCACATCAACAAGGTGGCGTCCTGGTCGTTCATCCTGTTCGGCGTCACGATCGTGCTGTTCGCCACGGTGCGCGCCACCGGCGCCGTCATGCCGCCGCTGATCATCCTGATCATCTCGGTGTTGATCATCCGCACCGGCTTTGCCTATTCGATGCGCAGCATCATCGGCCAGGAGGCGCTGTGGTGGAGCTTTCCGGCCGGCTCGATCGCCTCGCTCGTGCTCGCCGCGGCCTATTACCGCTTCGGCCGCTGGCGCACGATGCATATGATCGAGGACCGGCCAGCAGCCGGCGAGCCGCCCGACACCGGCCTCGGGGTGCCGCGCCAGCGCGCGCAACTCCTGCCGGAGACCGAATAG
- a CDS encoding CreA family protein, giving the protein MADEVGKVGVDWVGNDIMIDAIKDPKVDGVTCHVAYFDRSIIDRLHKGNWFEDPSDSSISCRQTGPITVGDIDMSEGGEEVFKQGLSLIWKKQVVNRIYDKKNETLIYLSHSRQVQNGSAKMSVTTVPLYGQNVVWTKGKPQ; this is encoded by the coding sequence ATGGCTGACGAGGTGGGTAAAGTGGGTGTCGACTGGGTCGGCAACGACATCATGATCGACGCCATCAAGGACCCGAAGGTTGACGGCGTCACCTGCCACGTCGCCTATTTCGACCGCAGCATCATCGACCGGCTGCACAAGGGCAACTGGTTCGAGGATCCTTCCGATTCCTCGATCTCCTGCCGCCAGACCGGGCCAATCACCGTCGGCGACATCGACATGAGCGAGGGCGGCGAAGAGGTGTTCAAGCAGGGCCTCAGCCTGATCTGGAAGAAGCAGGTGGTGAACCGCATCTACGACAAGAAGAACGAGACGCTGATCTATCTGTCGCATTCGCGCCAGGTGCAGAACGGCTCGGCGAAGATGTCGGTCACGACGGTGCCGCTTTACGGCCAGAACGTGGTGTGGACCAAGGGTAAGCCGCAATAG
- a CDS encoding SDR family NAD(P)-dependent oxidoreductase: MTSDAEIQTALPAFASGNVAVITGGASGIGLAAAKRYAAMGMKVVLADIGGVRLDQAKEAVAAIAGDDAVLPIPTDVSRAEEVDRLAELAYGAFGAVSVLMNNAGVGNNPGKPWENRDAWKRLLDINFWGVVHGVEAFAPRMLAAGRPGLIINTGSKQGITTPPGNLAYNVSKAGVKTFTEGLAHALRNEPGAKVSAHLLIPGFTYTGLTEGATEKPAGAWTGEQVIDFMLASLIDDDFYILCPDNEVARPTDEKRMAWAIGDIIENRPALSRWHPDHKDAFAAFMNR; this comes from the coding sequence ATGACCAGCGACGCCGAAATCCAGACCGCCCTGCCTGCCTTCGCCTCCGGCAACGTCGCCGTCATCACCGGCGGTGCCAGCGGCATCGGCCTTGCCGCCGCGAAACGGTACGCGGCGATGGGCATGAAAGTGGTGCTTGCCGACATCGGCGGCGTGCGCCTCGATCAGGCGAAGGAAGCCGTCGCCGCAATCGCCGGCGACGATGCCGTGCTTCCCATTCCCACCGACGTCTCCAGGGCGGAAGAGGTAGACCGGCTGGCGGAACTGGCTTACGGGGCCTTTGGCGCGGTGTCGGTGCTGATGAACAATGCCGGGGTCGGCAACAATCCAGGCAAGCCCTGGGAGAACCGCGACGCCTGGAAGCGACTGCTGGACATCAACTTCTGGGGCGTCGTGCATGGCGTCGAGGCCTTCGCGCCGCGCATGCTCGCCGCCGGGAGGCCGGGTCTCATCATCAACACCGGCTCCAAGCAGGGCATCACCACCCCGCCCGGCAATCTCGCCTACAACGTCTCCAAGGCCGGCGTGAAGACGTTTACCGAAGGGCTGGCACATGCGCTGCGCAACGAGCCCGGCGCGAAAGTGTCGGCGCATCTGCTGATCCCCGGTTTCACCTATACCGGCCTTACCGAGGGCGCGACGGAAAAGCCCGCCGGCGCCTGGACTGGCGAACAGGTAATCGACTTCATGCTGGCATCGCTGATCGACGACGATTTCTACATCCTGTGCCCCGACAACGAAGTCGCGCGGCCGACGGATGAAAAGCGCATGGCCTGGGCGATAGGCGACATCATCGAGAACCGCCCTGCCCTGTCGCGCTGGCATCCCGATCACAAGGACGCATTCGCGGCCTTCATGAATCGCTAA